The Cloeon dipterum chromosome X, ieCloDipt1.1, whole genome shotgun sequence genome includes a window with the following:
- the per gene encoding period circadian protein isoform X6, translated as MEENDEKTKVSDSAYSNSCNSRSQRSSGSSKSRHSTSSGSSGYCGHPSTVGSNNDQPFTQPQQATKRKEKKKKLSKSELPNGNNGNSPNAENSSSGSGGNCNSSCGDGSTGTQASSGGQPTVSTGPLEKKSMEMAAAALSQSLSNKKKKNKEQPGVIPEECEIQVSSNKTPLRENEEQILHCLQEEQYTQNEGEFCAVVSMHDGVVMYTTASLTEVLGFPKDMWLGRSFIDFVHPKDRISFASHITSGVAAPQIGSKGGTLNKNSFFCSLRQYRGLKSSGYSVTEKKVTYKPFRLSMSFKELQPESVSHASNKDTSCPFGTFLLITAVPIQSVYKITDEPRISPKFLMRHSASGELIHVDNEAVPHFGYLPQDMIGVSVFDFFHPEDMHYLKEVYMTIMKEQQNCFESRPYRFRTQNGGYILMKTEWSSFINPWSRKLEFVIGHNRVLQGPPNPDVFQMSNDDEVPLLLEEIVKESKIIQEEILFMLNQPVTRPLETAKQQVSKRCKDLATFMESLMDEKISKPDLKVDLPPEEQSFSVSLNHLPSTLSSNKNFRAAQERDSVMLGEISPHHDYYDSKSSTETPPSYNQLNYNENIQRFFESKPKTTFSDESGEMKLDAQRSGVSTDEEGKDMTLGADTSSNGSGVSAGSGTNEGMSPRVAKLSPVIVSAPVSTAQTHHLISSGGVIKGPDDGGGGGVTCPSISIGGNFVSYKTPHLTMELLYRHNEDMEKIMVQKHREQRCKSSSNLELKKGDGRKGTTLGCGVGANDGDGGGGLGPGHPEIKLLDPCHGIKRSVSHSWEGETHKASKHTHLEGSAGNSWAAPVVPPSKENTNAGEKRCQGQNVGPSNVNLWPPFSVTFTPMHNTQPYNSYSSHLNPAPTNRVVNSTGMMPSPVASVIPMYYISPNPHQPTGMTSHENSSGPMPRIIPPSHQPFPAPQIQYVNAAALSNMLYQPLGPSLFGSPSPMLYPSLAVLQPTLLPSSLSSMGPQNVSNLSMANSNNLKNNALNKNAARQFKNVEDISQHSIGLTSTDEDEKKGGNMSGSDRQSSLIGDVEVNGDDSSMKSSPSAEVERNCEDMQWESNKAIEEEKTLRPMLKKEPPWLEEVHVTADLVYRYQVEDRTLEDVLAADLEALNYMQQQPNLVNEQLSQLYLDMELEGFSAKMSLEECISICDSNSLGSSSSGEETQGSNTHAIKNEMTAQNEKICKIKKPQKVAKKQKGCFEYSRLVMIYEENAPIPPPKIEQ; from the exons ATGGAAGAAAACGACGAGAAGACAAAAGTGTCTGATTCTGCTTACTCCAACAGTTGCAACAGCAGATCACAAAGGAG TAGTGGGAGCAGCAAGTCGCGTCACAGCACGTCGAGCGGCTCCAGCGGCTATTGCGGCCACCCTTCCACAGTTGGCAGCAA CAATGACCAGCCCTTCACACAACCGCAGCAAGCCACCAAAagaaaggagaagaaaaagaagctgTCCAAATCAGAACTGCCGAATGGGAACAACGGCAACAGCCCGAACGCAGAAAACAGCAGCTCTGGCTCAGGAGGAAACTGCAACAGCTCTTGCGGGGATGGATCAACAG GTACACAAGCGAGCTCAGGAGGCCAGCCGACAGTCTCGACTGGACCCCTGGAAAAGAAATCGATGGAAATGGCCGCTGCAGCTCTGTCACAGTCCCTCAGcaacaagaagaaaaagaataaaGAGCAGCCAGGAG ttATTCCGGAAGAGTGTGAAATCCAAGTAAGCTCGAACAAAACTCCCTTAAGGGAGAATGAAGAGCAGATTTTGCACTGCCTGCAAGAGGAGCAGTACACTCAAAACGAG gGCGAGTTTTGCGCGGTGGTTTCAATGCATGATGGCGTTGTTATGTACACCACGGCCAGTCTGACCGAGGTGCTCGGGTTCCCTAAAGACATGTGGCTCGGTCGCAGCTTCATTGATTTTGTCCATCCTAAAGACAGAATCTCTTTTGCTAGTCACATAACGTCAGGGGTCGCCGCTCCGCAAATAGGAAGCAAAG GTGGCACCCTGAACAAAAATTCGTTCTTCTGCAGTCTACGGCAGTACCGCGGGCTCAAGTCGAGCGGCTACAGCGTCACCGAGAAGAAGGTGACCTATAAGCCTTTCCGGTTGAGCATGTCCTTCAAGGAGCTGCAGCCAGAGAGCGTCTCTCACGCCAGCAACAAGGACACTTCTTGTCCTTTCGGCACCTTCCTCCTCATCACGGCCGTGCCCATCCAGTCGGTCTACAAAA TTACCGACGAGCCGAGAATCTCACCCAAGTTCCTGATGCGCCACTCGGCGTCCGGCGAACTGATCCACGTGGACAACGAGGCTGTGCCTCACTTTGGCTACCTGCCGCAGGACATGATCGGCGTTTCGGTCTTCGATTTCTTCCACCCTGAAGATATGCACTACTTGAAAGAGGTCTACATGACCA TCATGAAAGAGCAGCAAAACTGCTTTGAGAGCAGACCGTACAGATTCCGCACTCAAAACGGTGGATATATCCTGATGAAAACCGAGTGGTCCAGTTTCATTAACCCTTGGTCCAGGAAGTTGGAGTTTGTGATTGGACACAACCGAGTGCTACAG GGCCCTCCCAACCCTGATGTTTTCCAAATGTCAAATGACGACGAGGtaccgctgctgctggaggAAATTGTGAAGGAGAGTAAAATTATCCAGGAGGAAATACTTTTCATGTTAAATCAG CCTGTTACACGGCCGCTAGAAACAGCCAAACAGCAAGTTTCAAAACGCTGCAAAGATTTGGCAACGTTCATGGAGAGTTTGATGGACGAGAAAATCTCAAAACCTGATCTCAAAGTTGATTTACCCCCAGAGGAGCAGAGCTTTTCAGTGAGTCTCAACCACCTGCCCAGTACTCTGAGcagtaacaaaaattttcgtGCCGCACAGGAACGCGATTCTGTTATGCTTGGCGAAATTTCGCCGCACCACGACTACTACGACAGTAAGTCCTCAACTGAAACCCCGCCGAGCTACAATCAGCTCAACTACAATGAGAACATACAAAG GTTTTTTGAAAGCAAGCCAAAGACAACATTCTCCGATGAATCAGGCGAAATGAAACTGGACGCGCAGCGTTCTGGAGTCAGCACTGACGAGGAGGGAAAGGATATGACGCTCGGTGCAGACACAAGCTCCaa cggGAGTGGTGTCAGCGCCGGTAGTGGAACAAACGAGGGGATGTCACCCCGAGTAGCCAAACTGTCACCGGTGATCGTCTCAGCTCCTGTCAGCACCGCACAGACCCACCACCTAATCAGCTCCGGGGGAGTCATCAAAGGTCCAGACGACGGGGGTGGAGGAGGTGTGACCTGTCCTAGTATCTCCATCGGGGGAAACTTTGTGAGCTACAAGACTCCACACTTAACCATGGAGCTCCTCTACAG GCACAACGAGGACATGGAGAAAATCATGGTGCAGAAGCATCGCGAGCAGCGATGCAAGAGCAGCAGCAATCTAGAGCTGAAGAAAGGCGACGGCCGCAAGGGTACCACTCTTGGCTGCGGAGTCGGCGCGAACGACGGCGACGGCGGGGGCGGCTTGGGACCCGGCCACCCGGAGATCAAGCTGCTCGACCCATGCCACGGCATCAAACGCAGCGTCTCGCACTCTTGGGAGGGCGAAACGCACAAGGCATCCAAGCACACGCACCTCGAGGGCAGCGCCGGCAACAGCTGGGCAGCTCCCGTCGTGCCTCCCAGCAAGGAGAACACCAACGCTG GCGAGAAACGTTGCCAGGGGCAAAATGTGGGCCCGTCCAACGTCAACCTGTGGCCTCCTTTCTCGGTTACCTTTACTCCAATGCACAACACTCAACCTTACAACTCGTACAG CAGCCATTTGAACCCGGCGCCGACGAACAGGGTCGTGAACTCAACTGGGATGATGCCATCTCCTGTGGCGAGCGTGATTCCGATGTACTACATTTCACCAAATCCCCACCAGCCGACCGGCATGACTTCCCATGAAAACTCGAGCGGCCCGATGCCAAGAATCATTCCTCCGTCGCACCAGCCTTTCCCGGCGCCGCAAA ttcAGTACGTGAACGCAGCTGCCCTATCCAACATGCTGTACCAGCCGCTGGGACCGTCGTTGTTCGGCAGTCCGTCGCCGATGCTCTACCCCTCCCTGGCGGTCCTACAGCCCACCTTGCTGCCTTCCTCCCTCTCCTCTATGGGCCCTCAAAACGTGTCCAATTTGTCCATGGCCAACAGCAACAACCTGAAGAATAACGCGCTGAACAAGAACGCTGCCAGGCAGTTCAAGAACGTTGAG GACATTTCCCAACATTCCATTGGATTAACTTCGACTGATGAGGATGAAAAGAAGGGAGGCAACATGAGTGGTTCTGACAGACAGTCTAGTCTTATAGGGGACGTGGAGGTGAACGGCGATGACAGCag CATGAAGAGTTCGCCCAGCGCTGAAGTAGAAAGAAACTGCGAGGATATGCAGTGGGAAAGCAACAAGGCGATCGAAGAGGAAAAAACCCTTAGGCCAATGCTGAAAAAA GAGCCACCATGGCTGGAAGAAGTGCATGTGACAGCTGACCTGGTGTACAGGTACCAGGTCGAGGACAGGACGTTGGAAGACGTGCTCGCAGCCGACTTGGAGGCTCTTAATTACATGCAGCAG CAACCGAACCTGGTTAATGAGCAGCTGTCGCAGCTGTATCTTGACATGGAGCTAGAAGGGTTTTCAGCCAAAATGAGCCTGGAGGAATGTATCTCGATTTGCGACAGCAACAGCCTgggaagcagcagcagtggcgagGAAACGCAAGGATCCAACACGCATGCCATCAAGAATGAAATGACTGCACAAAACGAGAAGATATGCAAGATCAAAAAGCCGCAAAAG gtGGCCAAGAAGCAGAAGGGCTGTTTCGAGTACAGCAGACTGGTGATGATCTACGAAGAAAATGCTCCGATACCTCCACCGAAGATTGAGCAATGA
- the per gene encoding period circadian protein isoform X5: MEENDEKTKVSDSAYSNSCNSRSQRSSGSSKSRHSTSSGSSGYCGHPSTVGSNNDQPFTQPQQATKRKEKKKKLSKSELPNGNNGNSPNAENSSSGSGGNCNSSCGDGSTGTQASSGGQPTVSTGPLEKKSMEMAAAALSQSLSNKKKKNKEQPGVIPEECEIQVSSNKTPLRENEEQILHCLQEEQYTQNEGEFCAVVSMHDGVVMYTTASLTEVLGFPKDMWLGRSFIDFVHPKDRISFASHITSGVAAPQIGSKGGTLNKNSFFCSLRQYRGLKSSGYSVTEKKVTYKPFRLSMSFKELQPESVSHASNKDTSCPFGTFLLITAVPIQSVYKITDEPRISPKFLMRHSASGELIHVDNEAVPHFGYLPQDMIGVSVFDFFHPEDMHYLKEVYMTIMKEQQNCFESRPYRFRTQNGGYILMKTEWSSFINPWSRKLEFVIGHNRVLQGPPNPDVFQMSNDDEVPLLLEEIVKESKIIQEEILFMLNQPVTRPLETAKQQVSKRCKDLATFMESLMDEKISKPDLKVDLPPEEQSFSVSLNHLPSTLSSNKNFRAAQERDSVMLGEISPHHDYYDSKSSTETPPSYNQLNYNENIQRFFESKPKTTFSDESGEMKLDAQRSGVSTDEEGKDMTLGADTSSNGSGVSAGSGTNEGMSPRVAKLSPVIVSAPVSTAQTHHLISSGGVIKGPDDGGGGGVTCPSISIGGNFVSYKTPHLTMELLYRHNEDMEKIMVQKHREQRCKSSSNLELKKGDGRKGTTLGCGVGANDGDGGGGLGPGHPEIKLLDPCHGIKRSVSHSWEGETHKASKHTHLEGSAGNSWAAPVVPPSKENTNAGEKRCQGQNVGPSNVNLWPPFSVTFTPMHNTQPYNSYSSHLNPAPTNRVVNSTGMMPSPVASVIPMYYISPNPHQPTGMTSHENSSGPMPRIIPPSHQPFPAPQIQYVNAAALSNMLYQPLGPSLFGSPSPMLYPSLAVLQPTLLPSSLSSMGPQNVSNLSMANSNNLKNNALNKNAARQFKNVEDISQHSIGLTSTDEDEKKGGNMSGSDRQSSLIGDVEVNGDDSSCSICDSSMKSSPSAEVERNCEDMQWESNKAIEEEKTLRPMLKKEPPWLEEVHVTADLVYRYQVEDRTLEDVLAADLEALNYMQQQPNLVNEQLSQLYLDMELEGFSAKMSLEECISICDSNSLGSSSSGEETQGSNTHAIKNEMTAQNEKICKIKKPQKVAKKQKGCFEYSRLVMIYEENAPIPPPKIEQ, encoded by the exons ATGGAAGAAAACGACGAGAAGACAAAAGTGTCTGATTCTGCTTACTCCAACAGTTGCAACAGCAGATCACAAAGGAG TAGTGGGAGCAGCAAGTCGCGTCACAGCACGTCGAGCGGCTCCAGCGGCTATTGCGGCCACCCTTCCACAGTTGGCAGCAA CAATGACCAGCCCTTCACACAACCGCAGCAAGCCACCAAAagaaaggagaagaaaaagaagctgTCCAAATCAGAACTGCCGAATGGGAACAACGGCAACAGCCCGAACGCAGAAAACAGCAGCTCTGGCTCAGGAGGAAACTGCAACAGCTCTTGCGGGGATGGATCAACAG GTACACAAGCGAGCTCAGGAGGCCAGCCGACAGTCTCGACTGGACCCCTGGAAAAGAAATCGATGGAAATGGCCGCTGCAGCTCTGTCACAGTCCCTCAGcaacaagaagaaaaagaataaaGAGCAGCCAGGAG ttATTCCGGAAGAGTGTGAAATCCAAGTAAGCTCGAACAAAACTCCCTTAAGGGAGAATGAAGAGCAGATTTTGCACTGCCTGCAAGAGGAGCAGTACACTCAAAACGAG gGCGAGTTTTGCGCGGTGGTTTCAATGCATGATGGCGTTGTTATGTACACCACGGCCAGTCTGACCGAGGTGCTCGGGTTCCCTAAAGACATGTGGCTCGGTCGCAGCTTCATTGATTTTGTCCATCCTAAAGACAGAATCTCTTTTGCTAGTCACATAACGTCAGGGGTCGCCGCTCCGCAAATAGGAAGCAAAG GTGGCACCCTGAACAAAAATTCGTTCTTCTGCAGTCTACGGCAGTACCGCGGGCTCAAGTCGAGCGGCTACAGCGTCACCGAGAAGAAGGTGACCTATAAGCCTTTCCGGTTGAGCATGTCCTTCAAGGAGCTGCAGCCAGAGAGCGTCTCTCACGCCAGCAACAAGGACACTTCTTGTCCTTTCGGCACCTTCCTCCTCATCACGGCCGTGCCCATCCAGTCGGTCTACAAAA TTACCGACGAGCCGAGAATCTCACCCAAGTTCCTGATGCGCCACTCGGCGTCCGGCGAACTGATCCACGTGGACAACGAGGCTGTGCCTCACTTTGGCTACCTGCCGCAGGACATGATCGGCGTTTCGGTCTTCGATTTCTTCCACCCTGAAGATATGCACTACTTGAAAGAGGTCTACATGACCA TCATGAAAGAGCAGCAAAACTGCTTTGAGAGCAGACCGTACAGATTCCGCACTCAAAACGGTGGATATATCCTGATGAAAACCGAGTGGTCCAGTTTCATTAACCCTTGGTCCAGGAAGTTGGAGTTTGTGATTGGACACAACCGAGTGCTACAG GGCCCTCCCAACCCTGATGTTTTCCAAATGTCAAATGACGACGAGGtaccgctgctgctggaggAAATTGTGAAGGAGAGTAAAATTATCCAGGAGGAAATACTTTTCATGTTAAATCAG CCTGTTACACGGCCGCTAGAAACAGCCAAACAGCAAGTTTCAAAACGCTGCAAAGATTTGGCAACGTTCATGGAGAGTTTGATGGACGAGAAAATCTCAAAACCTGATCTCAAAGTTGATTTACCCCCAGAGGAGCAGAGCTTTTCAGTGAGTCTCAACCACCTGCCCAGTACTCTGAGcagtaacaaaaattttcgtGCCGCACAGGAACGCGATTCTGTTATGCTTGGCGAAATTTCGCCGCACCACGACTACTACGACAGTAAGTCCTCAACTGAAACCCCGCCGAGCTACAATCAGCTCAACTACAATGAGAACATACAAAG GTTTTTTGAAAGCAAGCCAAAGACAACATTCTCCGATGAATCAGGCGAAATGAAACTGGACGCGCAGCGTTCTGGAGTCAGCACTGACGAGGAGGGAAAGGATATGACGCTCGGTGCAGACACAAGCTCCaa cggGAGTGGTGTCAGCGCCGGTAGTGGAACAAACGAGGGGATGTCACCCCGAGTAGCCAAACTGTCACCGGTGATCGTCTCAGCTCCTGTCAGCACCGCACAGACCCACCACCTAATCAGCTCCGGGGGAGTCATCAAAGGTCCAGACGACGGGGGTGGAGGAGGTGTGACCTGTCCTAGTATCTCCATCGGGGGAAACTTTGTGAGCTACAAGACTCCACACTTAACCATGGAGCTCCTCTACAG GCACAACGAGGACATGGAGAAAATCATGGTGCAGAAGCATCGCGAGCAGCGATGCAAGAGCAGCAGCAATCTAGAGCTGAAGAAAGGCGACGGCCGCAAGGGTACCACTCTTGGCTGCGGAGTCGGCGCGAACGACGGCGACGGCGGGGGCGGCTTGGGACCCGGCCACCCGGAGATCAAGCTGCTCGACCCATGCCACGGCATCAAACGCAGCGTCTCGCACTCTTGGGAGGGCGAAACGCACAAGGCATCCAAGCACACGCACCTCGAGGGCAGCGCCGGCAACAGCTGGGCAGCTCCCGTCGTGCCTCCCAGCAAGGAGAACACCAACGCTG GCGAGAAACGTTGCCAGGGGCAAAATGTGGGCCCGTCCAACGTCAACCTGTGGCCTCCTTTCTCGGTTACCTTTACTCCAATGCACAACACTCAACCTTACAACTCGTACAG CAGCCATTTGAACCCGGCGCCGACGAACAGGGTCGTGAACTCAACTGGGATGATGCCATCTCCTGTGGCGAGCGTGATTCCGATGTACTACATTTCACCAAATCCCCACCAGCCGACCGGCATGACTTCCCATGAAAACTCGAGCGGCCCGATGCCAAGAATCATTCCTCCGTCGCACCAGCCTTTCCCGGCGCCGCAAA ttcAGTACGTGAACGCAGCTGCCCTATCCAACATGCTGTACCAGCCGCTGGGACCGTCGTTGTTCGGCAGTCCGTCGCCGATGCTCTACCCCTCCCTGGCGGTCCTACAGCCCACCTTGCTGCCTTCCTCCCTCTCCTCTATGGGCCCTCAAAACGTGTCCAATTTGTCCATGGCCAACAGCAACAACCTGAAGAATAACGCGCTGAACAAGAACGCTGCCAGGCAGTTCAAGAACGTTGAG GACATTTCCCAACATTCCATTGGATTAACTTCGACTGATGAGGATGAAAAGAAGGGAGGCAACATGAGTGGTTCTGACAGACAGTCTAGTCTTATAGGGGACGTGGAGGTGAACGGCGATGACAGCag TTGTTCCATCTGTGATTCCAGCATGAAGAGTTCGCCCAGCGCTGAAGTAGAAAGAAACTGCGAGGATATGCAGTGGGAAAGCAACAAGGCGATCGAAGAGGAAAAAACCCTTAGGCCAATGCTGAAAAAA GAGCCACCATGGCTGGAAGAAGTGCATGTGACAGCTGACCTGGTGTACAGGTACCAGGTCGAGGACAGGACGTTGGAAGACGTGCTCGCAGCCGACTTGGAGGCTCTTAATTACATGCAGCAG CAACCGAACCTGGTTAATGAGCAGCTGTCGCAGCTGTATCTTGACATGGAGCTAGAAGGGTTTTCAGCCAAAATGAGCCTGGAGGAATGTATCTCGATTTGCGACAGCAACAGCCTgggaagcagcagcagtggcgagGAAACGCAAGGATCCAACACGCATGCCATCAAGAATGAAATGACTGCACAAAACGAGAAGATATGCAAGATCAAAAAGCCGCAAAAG gtGGCCAAGAAGCAGAAGGGCTGTTTCGAGTACAGCAGACTGGTGATGATCTACGAAGAAAATGCTCCGATACCTCCACCGAAGATTGAGCAATGA